A DNA window from Mycobacterium sp. IDR2000157661 contains the following coding sequences:
- a CDS encoding 2OG-Fe dioxygenase family protein, producing MTVAHHPLTTVGTYLMAPAELNARLGADPQAWTEFGRHWDQLADDTYAAELGTKRLRRYGHYLFTPGDGHIEPMTHDAFVQPEDSNPLYVGRERHFEPLTDAFAAEPLLRDYLSLLAEFAVLLDDAARWSVKVTPFRVLASADDTGKPTPEGLHRDGVTLVTSLLIGRDNAEGGESSVYDMAGAHLLSVILDEPGTLLLGDDRRSLHGVSPIHPLDPSRPARRDVLVVTFAPSSPSGRRRRR from the coding sequence ATGACAGTCGCGCACCACCCATTGACGACGGTCGGCACGTATCTGATGGCCCCGGCCGAACTCAACGCGCGCCTCGGCGCCGACCCGCAGGCCTGGACCGAGTTCGGCAGGCACTGGGATCAGCTGGCCGATGACACCTACGCCGCGGAGCTGGGCACCAAGCGCCTGCGGCGTTACGGCCACTATCTGTTCACTCCCGGCGACGGGCACATCGAGCCGATGACGCACGACGCGTTCGTCCAGCCCGAGGACTCCAACCCGCTCTACGTCGGCCGGGAACGTCACTTCGAACCGCTCACCGACGCCTTCGCCGCCGAGCCGCTGCTGCGCGACTACCTGAGCCTGCTCGCTGAGTTCGCAGTGCTGCTCGACGACGCCGCCCGGTGGAGCGTCAAGGTCACCCCCTTCCGGGTGCTCGCGTCGGCCGACGACACAGGAAAGCCCACACCCGAGGGGCTGCACCGCGACGGCGTCACGCTGGTGACCTCGCTGCTCATCGGCCGCGACAACGCCGAGGGCGGCGAAAGTTCGGTCTACGACATGGCAGGCGCTCACCTGCTGTCGGTCATCCTCGACGAGCCGGGCACCCTGCTGCTGGGCGACGACCGCCGCAGCCTGCACGGGGTGTCGCCCATCCACCCCCTCGACCCCTCGCGCCCCGCCCGGCGCGACGTTCTGGTCGTCACGTTCGCGCCGTCGTCGCCATCAGGTCGTCGACGACGTCGGTGA